The Dehalococcoides mccartyi CG5 genome contains the following window.
TATAACTGGTCCGGGCGGTGGGGGTTCTTCCTCTCCAGTCCTTGGCATTCCAGCTCCGGTATTTAATAGGGAAGTCTTGGCGACTATGGTAAATCCTGTCGGCGGGGCAGTATCCCATAACGATGACGTCGGCGACAGCGATGAGACCGCCCAGGCAAATGATGATACGGGAAACGATATAACGCTTCTCCCGGCCGATGGCTCTATCAATGATTACTGTGCCATGGGACATTCTGGGCTTTTTGATGCAATCGCTGTCCTGGTTGGACAGGCAGGCGCTAATTACACCCTTGCCTATGAGTATTCCAGGGGCGCCGGGACATGGGGAACACTGACAATTAAACACAACAGTACCAGCGATTGGAAAACGGCGGGAAAGGGCTGGCTCACTTTCGTTCGCCCTTCAGACTGGGCAACTGATACACTCGCCGGATTAACCCTCTACTGGATAAGGGCGCGGGCCTCTAGTATTAGCGGTGGTTTTATCCAGCCTTTAGGTACCCGGGCATGGATATTGGTTTACGCGTAGGAGATTACGATGACTGAAATGTTTTTAGAAACCGAATACGAAGAAATGAGGAAGCTGGCCAAGAAGCTTCATATTCTGCTTCCGGAGGCTTTCTGGGAGTTCGAGGTCCGGGATAAGCGAAATCGGATCACTTTTCACTCGAAGCAAAGAAGCCATAGCTGGGTGAGAAACGCTTATAACCTGATGGTCTGCCAGGCTGCGGCGGTACCAGGTGATTCAGCGGTTGGGTTAGCAATTGTTGATACTGGCGGATCCACTAGGTCAGATACCACCACACAACCTGCTTCTGGTTTATCCAGTGGCGGCGCCAGTAATTCGAGCATTTACGTGAACCTGACTAACGGTATTTATGCTGGTGCCGGGATTGACACTTTTGGAATCGTTGTTGGGACCAGTAGTAACCCGGAAAGCCTCGAAAGTTATGCCTTAGGGGCGAAGATAGCCAGCGGAAATCTAGCCGGCCAGCTTTCTTATAGCGCTACTGATCCACCTGCCATATCTACGGTCGGAACTACCAAGACCGTTGCCTGGGTGAGGTATTTCAACAATAACAGCGGCGGGGCAATCGTTGTGAACGAAGCAGGAGTGTATACAAAGGGAACTTACGACAACTCTTCGGCTACTTTCATGATGTGCCGCGATTTGCTGGCGGGTGGCGTCAATGTCCCGAATACAGGTCAGTTGAAAGTAACGTACACACTGCAGCTTACTTACCCGGCTTAGGAGGAAATTCCGTGGCACAGTACGCCGATATTATCGAGATAGTAGCTCCCAGCGAGGCGACTTCGGGCAACCGGGTGGATATAACTGTCCGGGTAAAAAACACTTACTCAGGAGTGATATCTATTATGGTCGGGGGCGCACTGGAATATGGCGTTTCTCCGTGGCCAGGCATTGATGTTCCAGAGAACTGGGCGAATGTGGATGGCGGTGCGGTCCATTCATTCAGCGGGTCCTTCGTGATGCCGGATGCCCGGGTGATTATCCATGCCTATAGCTACTGGTATGGCGCCGACGGCTACTGGCATTTCGATGACGAGATGACGAAAACCATCAACCTGTCGGCGCTGACCCCCCAGGTGAGCGAGTTTAAGATAGCAGACTTCTACAAAGTGTAAGGAGGCACACCATGAAATTGAAAACACTGTCTATAGAGCTCGGAGAGTTTAAGGCTCTCCAAGAAAGTGCTCAGGGACAAATGCCGGAGCCGTCCGCGGCTGGCTGGTATATTGACCCGCGTACCGGGGAACGTGTTTTTTATGACCCGGATAGCCACAAGTTCTATACCCTGGCGGGCGGCATCTATATCCCCTTGGGCTATATGAATCCGGCCCCGAAGCAGGTAACTTTGGCCCCGGGGGAAAAGCTCAGGATAAACATGTCCTTCAAGTATTCGGGACCGGCAATCAGCAGCGCCATCTGTTATTACTCCATCGGAGTCTATGGATTATTCGGCTTTGATGAGAAGATGGTGGGGCAGAACTCGAAGAGCCTTCCCCAGTATACGACGCCGACCCAGGTAACTGACTCATATACGTTCACTCTGCCCACGAATGTGGGCAATGACTGGGACGACATCTACTGCAAGATATACGGCGGCTCACCGGGTGTTCCTCAAACCCTGTTTGGTTATGAGCAAGCCCTGCTAATTGTGGGCAAAGACCCGACCATCAGTGAGTTCATGATTGCAGATTTTGCCAAGGTGTAGGAGTAGAGCATGGCACTTGAAATAGTCTTTACACCGATGGCGCTTGAGCCGGGAACGTTCAACGTAGGGGATAAGGTCCGGGTGACCGTCTCCTTCAAGTACGTCATCGGTGTGAACACCACCGTAAAGCTGCTGGCTGGTCCTTATTACACAAACCTCTTCGGCAAGCACATGGTTAGCGCGTGCGTGGGACAGGCTGATGTCCAGCTGCCGGCCTCTTCCACACCGGCTGATGGAACCGCCACGGTGGATTTCATACTCATTGCTAAATCCCTGGGTGGCATTGAGAATGGTACCTATGGCTTAAGGGTCTGGATTGAGGATACCAGTGCTATTGCGGAGCAGGATAACGTCATCATCGTCTCCGGTAATACCAGCGGTGGGGATATGTTTTCGTCAATGATGCCGATGGTAATGATGTTGATGATGATGGGAATGATAATGCCGATGACTCAGCAAATGGGTGAGGGAGTCGAGGAATAGTGAAAGCCTACCTGGAACCGGAGGAGGTTGAAAGGCTTGAGCAGTCAGCGGAATACCTGCGAGATAGGCTGCTAATCCGTTTGCTCTTTCATCTTGGTTGCCGTGTCTCCGAGGCTTTGGGGATCAAGGTAAGCGACATCGACTTCAAACAGGGCTTGGTAACCATCCAGCACCTGAAGCAGCGAATTAAGCTCTCTTGCCCGAAATGCAGCGCCAGGTTGGGGAAAGGACACAAGTTTTGCCCGGTTTGTGGGCAGAAGGTGGAGAAAGCGGTTGCCGATGAAAAAGAGCATCGCAAGTTCCGCAATATACCTTTGGATACAGACACCTTGGGAATGCTGAAGGAATATATTAAGCGCGGCGGCGCCAGTTCCAAGAAAGGGAATCAACAGCTCTTTGATTTAACCCGCCACCGGGCCTGGCAGATAGTGAAAGAATGCGCCGAAAAAGCCAGACTACCTCGCTTGATTAACCCGGAAAGCGGCAAGATACACAACGTCAGCCCTCATAAACTGCGTGACGCTTTCGCGGTGCACGCAGTTAAATTGGATGACTCGGGAGACGGTATCAGGCTGCTTCAAGAACACCTGGGGCATCAGAGTATCACCACTACCATGAAGTACCGCAAGGTATCGGGTGAGGAGCAGAAAGAATGGTACGAAAAGCTGTGGCAAGGAGGTAAACAGGATGGGTAAATATGCCAGTCACGAAGAATTCGGGATTAACGCCCCGATAAACTACCGGGAAGATACCACCAGTGAGTCTTTCCTCAAAGGTATGTCCGCTGTATGTCCCCCTGGTATGAAGCCAAAGGTTTCCCGCGGTAAAAAATTCGAGGAGAAAACAGATTTTAAGGCTTCCGCCCGGTGGCACAAGAATTTTGATGTGGCGATGTTTGGCGGATCGGACATCGGAACATCGGATTACGAGTCCAGGCAAATGAGCTTGGAAGGAAAAATTAACGGCGTAAAGAGAATGCCCGGGAGGCACTAATGGCAGGGCAGGTCAAAATAACGATTGGAGATAAAGAATGGCAGGCTTCCCTGTCCAGCACGTATTGGGAGCTAGTACAGGGGCTTGGTGGCATTTCAGGAATAGATGTCGGTACCGGTATGCTTTTCGACTTGGGCTTTGCACAGGAGATAACCGTTACCACCGAACCAATGCTTTTCCCGCTGGATATTGCTTTCCTCTCTGAGGACCTGGGGGTCACCGAGATTTACCGTAGTATTCAGCCCGGATACCAAGTGCATTCAACTGTGCCTGGTCGGTATTTTATTGAGGTTAATGCCGGTGAGATGGAGGGGATTGAAGTTGGTAGTCAGGTCACGCTGGAGATATTGGTTCTTCAGGAAGTACCAGCAGAGCCAACCTGGGTCCCCGCCATGATTTCCTTTGCGGGATTTACTTTAATGGGGTTCTTGATGGTAGGCGTGGTTAAAGATATGGTCCGTGATATGTCAGACGACTCACCGAAAACACTTCCGGCAGGTAGTTATGCGGCTACCCCCGTTTACAACCGAGTGAGTAAGCCGACTTCCAAGGGTGAATGTGACTTTTGCGCCACTTCAGGCCGTCAATGTGAAGTGTGCGAGAAGATCTCACCGCGGGATTATCACCTGCTTAGCTGGTTTGGTGCTCCGGTGCCGGATTACAGTTTTACCGTAGAGCCCGAAACGAAAGAGCGAAAGATAGATGATGTCCTGAAAAGGCTGAAAGAAGGTGTTGACGGCATCCAGCAGAGCGAAAACTTCCGAACATTCCTGCTTACCATGTCCAAGTTTCACGATTACAGTATCGGTAATCTGATACTCATCATGCTGCAGAAACCAGAAGCCACCCGTGTCGCTGGTTTTAGCACCTGGAAAGATTTGTATCGGTGGGTTAAGAAAGGCGAAAAGGGAATTGCTATTCTGGCTCCATGTATGCCGCCAAAGGGGAAAAAGTCCGAGCTCTCAGAAACTGGAATCAGTGGTGCAGAGGAGGAAGAGAAGGACGAGCAAACAGAGATCCGCCCTATCTATTTCAAAGTTGTCTATGTCTTCGATGTTAGTCAAACGGAAGGGAAACCCTTGCCCGAGGTTGAAGTGCCGTCTCTTACCGGTGAGGCGAATGGAGAGCTATTTGAGCAGGTTATGCACCTGGCAGAATCGCAAGGGCTTGAAGTCAGTTTTGAGTCAAAGCCAAACCAGGATCCGGATATTAAAGGTTTCTACGTCGGGAAAACTATTTGGGTTAGACCCGAAGAATCACGCGCTCAGCAATTAAAAACACTGCTTCACGAGGTCGCTCATTATTACTCTGAAGGAGTATTCCGTATACCGCGAAGCGATGCCGAGACCATAGCTGAAAGTGTGGCTTTTACTATCGGTGCTCATTTTGGTTTTGATACCGGTGCCCGTTCGTTCCCTTATGTTGCCATCTGGTCCAAAGATAAGAAAGTCCTCGAAGCCAACCTGTCATCCATACGAAAGGTGTCAGAGAAGATATTTGATGGTCTTGAGCAAACCGCGAAGAAGATGGTAGGAGTAGCCTAGCTCATGGTAATTCGACTGATGCCGACCAGGGGTGGCTTTCTGCGGCCGTTTGGCTGCGGGTGGTTTATCCGTGAGTATCTCCTGGGCAATGGTCCGGAAGGCTCAACAAAGATCGACCCTAGCCGGGGCGCTGCTCAGGCTGACATCAACTTTGAGTATAAGGAAGCTCTAGCCCGGGCTACGGCCAGAGAGCGGGCTGAGAGAATCATTAGCAATATGGTGGTCAAGGGCGCCGATGTCACAGAAGAGGAAGCTGAAAAAATCTATCAGCGTGAGCTGAAACGAGTATCCCGGAAGTTCACGCATATGCGGTACCATTCGTTTCTGATGTACTTTGGAGTGCTAAAAAGGCTGGGATGGGTTGAAGTTACTAATCGAACCGAAGCTTCAACCATTCAGGATAACTACCCTTCGGCTCCGGAGCGGACTTACTACCGACTTACAAAAACGGGTATTGAAGCAGGGGATGAACTCTGGTCTAATCCACTCTTCACGCTATATCCGGAAATCGGCCCCAGCCACATGAAGAAGCCCGATTAGCAAAACATAACATGATAGATTCGTCCGCGTAATTTTATCTTACCCGACTCTATGATTTGGTTTTTTATCTCATCGCTCTTGTAGCATTCAAAATGGCTAGCATTGCAACACCGACATCAGCAAAGACCGCCTCCCAGATTGTCGCTACTCCGGCTACACCTAATGCAATAAAAATTCCTTTTACCGCAAATGCCATTAAAATGTTCTGCCAGACAATAGTGCGGGTCCTCTTTGCGACCTCTATTGCCTGGGGTAGTTTTGATGGAGCGTCGGTCATTATCACTACATCAGCTGTCTCAATGGCAGCGTCAGAACCGAGACCACCCATTGCGACTCCGATATCTGCACGAGCTATCACCGGAGCATCATTGACACCATCACCCACAAAGACAATTTTTCCTTTCTCCTGGGTAGTGTTTTTCATCTTCTCCAGAGCTTGTACTTTATCCTCAGGCAACAAGCCAGCATAAAAGATGTCTATACCCACCTGCTTGGCGACAGAGGCAGCCACTACCTGGCTATCCCCGGTTAGCATCGCCATTTGTTTCACGCCTAATCTGTTTAGAGAACTAATAGCTTTGGCAGCGTCTTCTTTAACTTCATCTGCGATAGTGATATAACCAGCATATTTACCACCAACGACCAGGTGAACCACGGTCCCTTCGACGCAACAGTCATTATCGTCATGCTTGATGTTCTGGCTATGGAGCAGGCGGTCGTTACCAGCCATGATAATCTGTCCGTTAACCTGCGCTCTTACGCCATTACCGGGAATTTCCTGGTAATCTCTGACTACTGAAGGGTCAACCTTTTTACCGTAGGCTTCGAGTATAGATTGGGCTATCGGATGGTTAGAGTGCACTTCTGTTTCCGCGGCCAAGCGCAGCAGTTCGTCCTGACTGAATCCATTTCGGGTAACTACATTGGTAACTTTGAACACGCCTTTGGTCAAGGTGCCCGTCTTATCGAAGACAACTGTTTTCACCGCTGTGAGAGCGTCGAGGTAGGTGGATCCTTTAATTAATATTCCTTTGCGAGAAGCTCCGCCGATGCCCCCGAAATAACCCAGTGGAATGCTGATAACAAGCGCACAAGGGCAGGAAATTACCAGCAAAATGAGAGCGCGGTATATCCACTCGGAAAAGGTGGCTCCAGGAATAAAGAGCGGTGGGACAACAGCTACAAGAAGAGCACCGAATACAACCACAGGTGTGTAGTATCTGGTAAAGGTGGTGATGAACTTCTCCGTGGGCGCTTTCCTTGCTGCCGCGTTCTCTACAAGCTCTAATATTCGGGCTATCGACGATTCACTAAATCGTTTAGTCACCTTGATGGTGATCATGCCGGTCTTGCTTATCATTCCGGCCAGTACCTGCTCGCCGGATTTTGCGCTTCTGGGGACAGACTCACCAGTAAGCGCTGAAGTATCCAGTAGTGTCTGACCGTCGATAATTTCCCCATCCAAAGGTATCTTCTCACCGGGTTTTACGATAATGATATCGCCCACCTTCACCTGGTCGGGAGATACTTTTTCCAGCCCTGTATCCGTCTTTAAGTTAGCATAATCAGGCCGCACGTCGAGTAGTGTTCTTACCGACCGGCGAGAACGGCTTACAGAGAGCTCTTGAACAAATTCACCCGTCTTGTAGAATAACATCACGGCAACCGCTTCAGGAAGTTGGTGAATAGCAATGGCACCTACCGTGGCTACAGTCATCAAGAAATTTTCATCAAAAACATTTCCATGTGTAAGGTTGCGCAAAGCAGTCCACACCACCCGCCAGCCAACCAGGAAATACGCACTCAATAACACGGCATACTCAGCCCAACTATATGGCGTGCTATGGAGTGCATTATTAAAAACCATTCCAAGAATAAAAAGAAGCAGAGCACTACCGATGAAAGTTAACTCTTTTGGTATGTTAAACTCCTCTTCGGCGCATCTAGAGCAATAACCGGATATGCCATGTTCGCAAGTTTTTACTTGTTCGTTGACTACAGGTTTAGTGGTCATTAATCCTTCCTCTTTCTGTATTCCCCTGCATCACTTACCCACGAAACAACCTATACTTAATAATCCTGTTCGATACTCAACCTATAAATCAGTAAAAAAGATGGAACATGCTAAGAATGCCTTGTGTGTTCCAGGCATATTTCTAAAAGTTGCCGGATGTGATCGTCGTTCAGTGAGTAGTACATCATCCGGCCTTGCTTTCGTTGCTTAACCAGACGGAGCGTTCGCAGTATTCGAAGGTGCTGGGATATGGCCGATTCAGAAATCCCAACGACACAAGCGATATCACATACACAGAGTTCCTGATTCAGCAAGGAATGCAGGATTTTGGCCCGGTTGGAATCCGCTAAAGCTCCAAAGGTCTCAGCCAGCACGGTAAATGCCTCATCGGGTGGTAGTCCCTTTTTCGCCTTTAACACTTTTTCTTCGTCAACCGCCCATACCTCGCACTTGTCTTCAGCCTTTACCATCATAGTGCACCCCTTAACATCTGCGTAGTTGCTAATATATTATTGCATCTTTTTAACATGCACGTCAATCTTAATGAACTTGGTCCCGTCTACCGTTCAATACTAACTATTGATGTCACATTTTGGGTAAATGGGACTCTAGGAGACTCCCTTCAGAGCCATAGATCATTTTTTACAATATAATTATCAAGATAGCCATTATAACGAGAATTGCAGCACTAATCTTCGGTACGTATTTTTCAAATCGTGCGAGTTTAGGCTGGAACATTTTATAAATTTTTACGCCAAGAATAGTTACTACCATAAGCCCTATCAAAACTGATACTGCGTAGGACATCATTAGTACCCATGCATTAAGCCCACTTGCTACTAAAGCGAGTAAGGCAATTTCTTCCTCATGAGCAAAACCAAGAATAAAAGCAAACGAAGCTAATCCTAAGAGACTCAGTACAACTACTGGTCCATGCTTATGATTATGGGTATGCGGAGCTTGTCCCGGGTGCTCATGTTCGTGTTCATGTTCTATTTCTCGTGCATCCGGATGAGTATGACCGTGCTGGTTTTTAAGATCGTCGAACTTTTCCATGTATAACCTGACAGCTAAAATTAATAACAAACCTGCAGCGACATACTTTAACCACGGTGCGTCAAAATTTAACCACTTTTGTAGCAAAACATATGCGACAACGACCGCTATCGACGATACCAGATGACCTAGTCCAATGACCAATGAACTGACAGTTGCACTAAAGATAGGATTCTTTCTTTTCATCGCGTATAGTACAGCAACTGGCCAGCCATGTCCTGGCTCAAAGCCATGTAAGAGACCCAATAATATCACTCCAATGTATGTTGGATTAAACATTTTTCCGCCTTACTCACATTACATATTTACCAAGTGCTTCTTTTAAACTATTCCATTCCTTTTCCGGAGCGTTTGCCTTGGTTGCTTGGTACAGACAGGATTCCATGTGATCTTCAAGGACTAACCTGGAGGCTTTAGTAATCGCTGACTTAACAGCTGCTAATTGAATCAGTATCTCAGGACAGGGTCGCTCTTCCTCAAGCATAGCTTTGATAGCACGAATATGCCCCTCAATTCTTGAAAGACGGTTAATAACAGATCTCGTTTGCTTGTGGGTGTGTGTCTTACTCATAATATCCCCCCTAGGGGGATATTATTGCATAAAAAGCTTGATTATTCAATTGCTCTTGCTTCTGGGGAGAGGGACGGTTATATAGCTAGTTCTTGAAATTTTACCTTATGTATTTTTGTTGGAAAATGAAGCTAATCACACACAAAACACGAAGCACTTTAACAACAGAATACGGAGTTAAAAAGCCCTGACTTGAACGCTTGCCCGAATGAAAAGGGGGTTTAAGCGTGGTAACTACTTTATGCTGTCCACAAGACGAGAACCCCCTATCCTATGACCGACTTAACGGCGAATGGGCACAATGGTTTCGCACCGCCCAAAGGTTTGAACACAAAGTGCCTGCACAGGATAGGGGGGACATCAGACATAGTATCATACTGGAATTAGCAATGGCGAGGGCTAGAGACGGCGATAAGCCATTCAGTGAAGCGATGATGTGCCGTGTCGCAAGCTGTGTGGTCGCTCTCTACTGGCGGAAGCAATACAGGCTCACTAATGGGCTTGATTGCGGAAGCTGTAGCCAGAAGCAAAGGCAAAAATGCCGGTCAGAGGACTTATACCGTCAGTGCCAAAAGGCTATCAAAATAGAAAGCCTGTCAAAGCCGATAACTGATAGTGAAGGGAACGTAACCGAGCTTGGGGATACGATAGCCGATGACAAGGCGATTGATATTGGAGCTTGGCTTGACGCCCGAACTTTCCTTCTCAGTTGCCCGAACAGGCTAATCCAGATAGCTCACAAGATGAGGAACGGCGATACTCTGGGCAAGACGGATAGACAATACCTCTGGAGATTTAGAAAACGGGAGCAAAATACTTTACTGGCAATGTAGACGTTGGACACCTTCTTACCAATATATATAGTGGGAGCACCGATAATGCCAGCGAATTGCGGGTTATCGGTAGCTTACTACTAGACGAAGCCGATAGCCTTGCCCACTGTCGGATAGTCAATAGGGGGTGTTCAAATAGAACAATTGAATATTGAGGGCAAGCGTTCAGGTGAGGGCTTTTGTGCTCACAAGGCGATACTGGTAAACGCTCTATCAAGGGCATTAGCCGAAAGGGTAGTGCTTATGGATTTCACGATAGGGCGTAAAGGCTTTCTTACCTACATTAAGTCATTAGGCGGGAGTAACGTTGTAAAAGTCGTTCCCTCGTCTAACGGCGATGCCAGCGGGTTGCGGGTTGCCGATAAAAGACTGAAGGTGGTCTGTGGAGCAAATACCAGTTACCTTGACGATATGGCTTGGGTGGGTGATAAGACACCCTTGACGCTCTGCGATGTCAGGGTAAGCCCTTCCAATGCCGTCAAGCCTAACCTCGGAGCACTGGAGCTATCGGAAGCACTGTCAAGGGTAGTGCCGTTTACCGCTAAAGAGGATAACAGACCTGTTTTACAATGTGTTCTCTTTAAGGTGGCAGACGGCAAGCTCACGATGGTAAGCGCCGATGGTTACAGACTTGCGATGGTGAAGCTGGACTTTGACGGTGATGAGGGGCAAGTCCTGATAAATCGGGATGAGCTAAGGGGTGTAATCAGTGCCCTGCGAAGGGCATACAGGGTGAGGGTGGGCTTTGAGAAAAGCGGGGAAAGCCTTGACGGAATGAGCCTTGTTCTGGACACGGAGCTAATCCGCTACAAATGGCGGGGGGCTGATGGAAACTTTCCCGAATACGAGAAGCTCATACCCGCCGACTTCAACACCTTTGTTAGCTTTGATACTAACGAGGCAATCAGAGCGGTAAGCTCACTCAAAGTCCTGTCCGACAGCAAGGCATACCCGATAGACCTCACAATCGGCAATGGCAAGCTCACGATGTCCAGTCCCGATGATAAGGGAACGGCAGAGATACCCGCCGATACACAGGGCGAAGGCAAGATAAGACTGGATGGCAGTTACCTTGCTGACGCCTTAAGAGCTTGTGGCGGGATGGTAGAGCTTAAACTGGTCAATAGCCAGTCTCCAATGCTCTTTACCTCTCCCGACTATGAGCTTGTGGTAATGCCGATGTTTGCGGGTGAAAGCCAGAAGCCGAAAGGTGAGACATCCGCCGCCGAGCCAGTCAAGGTAGAAACCGAACCCGCCGAGAACACCGAGACTACCGAGCCAGAAGCCGAGATGGTAAGCGAAGCCGAGAAAGCCAATGCGGTAGCCGAAGCCGAAGCCGTTATCAAAGCCGAGAAGCCGAAGCGGAAGCGAAGCAAGGCAAAAGAACCAGTCGCCGTAGCATAAGCCAAAACTGAACGCTTGAACTCAGAAAACAGCCAACGCAGGAAAGCGGGGGAGACCCCGCTTTTTTGCTTTTTTAGGGGTATTCGTTTCCCCAATGCGTGGGAACGGATACCCCTTTTTTTGTGGCTGAAAGGGCGGGGAGCACCGATGCCCGATGGCAGAGGCAGACCTTGATAGACGTAAGTCCTCGATGGCAGGGACAGCACCGGAGGTTGCGTACTTTTTGGAAGTCCCCAGGGACAGTTGCACAGTACGAGCCACAACCAAAGAGAGTAGGTACTCCCAGATATTTATTCGTAATTCAGAAAGAAAGGAGGAAGCCGACTATGGCGGATACGGACACTATCTTTGTCCTCAGCAAAGTGGATGTCATTGATTGCGCCAGAGAGATAGGTATCCCTGAAGAAGCGATAACCGATGACATTCTTGCCCAGGTAAAGAAGGGCGTGGAATGGGG
Protein-coding sequences here:
- a CDS encoding DNA polymerase III subunit beta, whose protein sequence is MNIEGKRSGEGFCAHKAILVNALSRALAERVVLMDFTIGRKGFLTYIKSLGGSNVVKVVPSSNGDASGLRVADKRLKVVCGANTSYLDDMAWVGDKTPLTLCDVRVSPSNAVKPNLGALELSEALSRVVPFTAKEDNRPVLQCVLFKVADGKLTMVSADGYRLAMVKLDFDGDEGQVLINRDELRGVISALRRAYRVRVGFEKSGESLDGMSLVLDTELIRYKWRGADGNFPEYEKLIPADFNTFVSFDTNEAIRAVSSLKVLSDSKAYPIDLTIGNGKLTMSSPDDKGTAEIPADTQGEGKIRLDGSYLADALRACGGMVELKLVNSQSPMLFTSPDYELVVMPMFAGESQKPKGETSAAEPVKVETEPAENTETTEPEAEMVSEAEKANAVAEAEAVIKAEKPKRKRSKAKEPVAVA
- a CDS encoding heavy metal translocating P-type ATPase; the protein is MTTKPVVNEQVKTCEHGISGYCSRCAEEEFNIPKELTFIGSALLLFILGMVFNNALHSTPYSWAEYAVLLSAYFLVGWRVVWTALRNLTHGNVFDENFLMTVATVGAIAIHQLPEAVAVMLFYKTGEFVQELSVSRSRRSVRTLLDVRPDYANLKTDTGLEKVSPDQVKVGDIIIVKPGEKIPLDGEIIDGQTLLDTSALTGESVPRSAKSGEQVLAGMISKTGMITIKVTKRFSESSIARILELVENAAARKAPTEKFITTFTRYYTPVVVFGALLVAVVPPLFIPGATFSEWIYRALILLVISCPCALVISIPLGYFGGIGGASRKGILIKGSTYLDALTAVKTVVFDKTGTLTKGVFKVTNVVTRNGFSQDELLRLAAETEVHSNHPIAQSILEAYGKKVDPSVVRDYQEIPGNGVRAQVNGQIIMAGNDRLLHSQNIKHDDNDCCVEGTVVHLVVGGKYAGYITIADEVKEDAAKAISSLNRLGVKQMAMLTGDSQVVAASVAKQVGIDIFYAGLLPEDKVQALEKMKNTTQEKGKIVFVGDGVNDAPVIARADIGVAMGGLGSDAAIETADVVIMTDAPSKLPQAIEVAKRTRTIVWQNILMAFAVKGIFIALGVAGVATIWEAVFADVGVAMLAILNATRAMR
- a CDS encoding tyrosine-type recombinase/integrase yields the protein MKAYLEPEEVERLEQSAEYLRDRLLIRLLFHLGCRVSEALGIKVSDIDFKQGLVTIQHLKQRIKLSCPKCSARLGKGHKFCPVCGQKVEKAVADEKEHRKFRNIPLDTDTLGMLKEYIKRGGASSKKGNQQLFDLTRHRAWQIVKECAEKARLPRLINPESGKIHNVSPHKLRDAFAVHAVKLDDSGDGIRLLQEHLGHQSITTTMKYRKVSGEEQKEWYEKLWQGGKQDG
- a CDS encoding metal-sensing transcriptional repressor: MSKTHTHKQTRSVINRLSRIEGHIRAIKAMLEEERPCPEILIQLAAVKSAITKASRLVLEDHMESCLYQATKANAPEKEWNSLKEALGKYVM
- a CDS encoding ArdC-like ssDNA-binding domain-containing protein, encoding MAGQVKITIGDKEWQASLSSTYWELVQGLGGISGIDVGTGMLFDLGFAQEITVTTEPMLFPLDIAFLSEDLGVTEIYRSIQPGYQVHSTVPGRYFIEVNAGEMEGIEVGSQVTLEILVLQEVPAEPTWVPAMISFAGFTLMGFLMVGVVKDMVRDMSDDSPKTLPAGSYAATPVYNRVSKPTSKGECDFCATSGRQCEVCEKISPRDYHLLSWFGAPVPDYSFTVEPETKERKIDDVLKRLKEGVDGIQQSENFRTFLLTMSKFHDYSIGNLILIMLQKPEATRVAGFSTWKDLYRWVKKGEKGIAILAPCMPPKGKKSELSETGISGAEEEEKDEQTEIRPIYFKVVYVFDVSQTEGKPLPEVEVPSLTGEANGELFEQVMHLAESQGLEVSFESKPNQDPDIKGFYVGKTIWVRPEESRAQQLKTLLHEVAHYYSEGVFRIPRSDAETIAESVAFTIGAHFGFDTGARSFPYVAIWSKDKKVLEANLSSIRKVSEKIFDGLEQTAKKMVGVA
- a CDS encoding ArsR/SmtB family transcription factor, with the translated sequence MMVKAEDKCEVWAVDEEKVLKAKKGLPPDEAFTVLAETFGALADSNRAKILHSLLNQELCVCDIACVVGISESAISQHLRILRTLRLVKQRKQGRMMYYSLNDDHIRQLLEICLEHTRHS